A genomic segment from Cinclus cinclus chromosome 11, bCinCin1.1, whole genome shotgun sequence encodes:
- the SLC12A4 gene encoding solute carrier family 12 member 4 isoform X1, translating to MGGVEERGFLRGSDRTGQECAAGSAPRPACLAAVPRGALSAPPAMPHFTVVPVEDKPRAEYDSVEGLSWVDYREPAAAPAPGDSYDTVSSDGHGNHKENSPFLNSSEAGKGGDYYDRNLALFEEELDIRPKVSSLLGKLVNYTNLTQGVKEHEEAENTDGSKKKVSKSPSMGTLMGVYLPCMQNIFGVILFLRLTWMVGMAGVLQSFLIVLLCCCCTMLTTISMSAIATNGVVPAGGSYFMISRSLGPEFGGAVGLCFYLGTTFAGAMYILGAIEILLTYIVPQAAIFHPSGAHDASSAMLNNMRVYGTVFLILMAVVVFVGVKYVNKFASLFLACVVISILSIYAGAIKSIFDPPEFPICMLGNRTLSRDQFDVCAKTVVKDNITVASKLWELFCHSTNLTTEHCDEYFLMNNVSEIAGIPGAASGILIDNLWSNYLEKGEILERAHQPSVDVAGQKNNLHLYVLSDITTSFMVLVGIFFPSVTGIMAGSNRSGDLKDAQKSIPVGTILAIVTTSLVYFSCVLLFGACIEGVVLRDKFGDAVNKNLVVGTLSWPSPWVIVIGSFFSTCGAGLQSLTGAPRLLQAIAKDNIIPFLWIFGHGKANGEPTWALLLTALIAELGILIASLDMVAPILSMFFLMCYLFVNLACAVQTLLRTPNWRPRFKYYHWALSFLGMSICLALMFISSWYYALVAMLIAGMIYKYIEYQGAEKEWGDGIRGLSLSAARYALLRLEEGPPHTKNWRPQLLVLLKLDEDLHVKYPRLLTFASQLKAGKGLTIIGSVIQGNFLETYGEAQAAEQTIKNMMEIEKVKGFCQVVVANKVREGIAHLIQSCGLGGMKHNTVVLGWPYGWRQSEDPRSWKTFIGTVRCTTAAHLALLVPKNVSFYPSNHERYNEGNIDVWWIVHDGGMLMLLPFLLKQHKVWRKCKMRIFTVAQMDDNSIQMKKDLATFLYQLRIEAEVEVVEMHNSDISAYTYERTLMMEQRSQMLRQMRLTKTEREREAQLVKDRHSVARLESLYSDEEDEGDPVPENIQMTWTKEKCDAEKRNRGSAVGSFRDLISIKPNQSNVRRMHTAVKLNEVIVNRSHDARLVLLNMPGPPKNTDGDENYMEFLEVLTEGLERVLLVRGGGREVITIYS from the exons GTCACGGCAACCATAAAGAAAACAGTCCTTTCCTAAACAGTTCAGAAGCTGGCAAGGGAGGTGATTACTATGACAGAAATCTGGCCTTGTTTGAg GAAGAACTTGATATACGACCAAAAGTGTCATCTCTGCTTGGCAAGTTGGTCAACTACACAAATCTTACTCAAGGTGTCAAAGAACATGAAGAAGCTGAAAATACTGATGGATCGAAGAAGAAAGTATCAAAA tcaCCCAGCATGGGCACCCTGATGGGGGTGTATTTGCCATGCATGCAGAATATCTTCGGGGTTATTCTCTTCCTTCGGCTGACTTGGATGGTGGGGATGGCTGGAGTTCTTCAGTCCTTCCTGATTGTAttgctttgctgctgttgt ACTATGTTGACAACCATATCAATGAGTGCAATTGCCACGAATGGTGTTGTTCCAG CTGGTGGCTCCTATTTCATGATATCTAGGTCACTGGGCCCAGAGTTTggtggagctgtagggctgtgTTTTTATTTGGGAACAACATTTGCAGGAGCCATGTATATCCTTGGTGCCATTGAGATCTTATTG ACATACATTGTGCCACAAGCAGCAATTTTCCATCCATCTGGTGCCCACGATGCATCCAGTGCCATGCTGAACAACATGAGGGTGTATGGCACTGTGTTCCTCATCCTGATGGCAGTGGTGGTGTTTGTAGGTGTGAAGTATGTGAACAAATTTGCTTCCCTCTTCTTGGCCTGTGTAGTAATATCCATCCTGTCCATTTATGCTGGAGCTATCAAGTCCATCTTTGATCCACCTGAATTTCC GATTTGCATGTTGGGCAACAGGACTCTATCAAGAGATCAGTTTGATGTTTGTGCCAAAACTGTAGTTAAGGATAACATAACTGTGGCCTCTAAACTTTGGGAGCTCTTCTGCCACAGCACAAACTTAACCACCGAGCACTGTGATGAATATTTCCTAATGAACAATGTCTCAGAGATagcaggaattccaggagcTGCTAGTGGCATTTTAATAG ACAACTTATGGAGCAATTATTTGGAGAAAGGAGAGATACTGGAGAGAGCACATCAGCCCTCTGTGGATGTAGCAGGGCAGAAGAACAACCTGCACCTGTATGTGCTGTCGGATATCACCACGTCGTTCATGGTGCTGGTTGGCATCTTCTTCCCTTCAGTGACTG GTATCATGGCTGGTTCAAACAGATCAGGGGACCTCAAAGATGCACAGAAATCCATCCCTGTTGGAACAATTCTTGCCATTGTCACCACATCTCTAGTCT ACTTCAGTTGTGTGCTGTTATTTGGAGCCTGCATAGAAGGTGTTGTCCTGAGAGATAA GTTCGGCGATGCAGTGAACAAGAACTTGGTGGTGGGCACCCTGTCCTGGCCCTCACCCTGGGTCATTGTCATCGGGTCCTTCTTCTCCACCTGTGGGGCAGGTTTGCAGAGCCTCACCGGGGCCCCCCGGCTGCTGCAGGCCATAGCCAAGGACAACATCATCCCTTTCCTCTGG ATCTTTGGTCATGGAAAAGCGAATGGTGAACCGACGTGGGCTCTTCTGTTAACAGCATTAATTGCTGAGCTAGGAATCCTTATTGCTTCACTTGACATGGTGGCTCCAATCCTCTCAAT gtttttcttgATGTGTTACCTCTTTGTTAATCTTGCATGTGCAGTCCAGACACTTCTGAGAACCCCAAACTGGCGACCCCGCTTTAAATATTACCACTG GGCCCTCTCATTTTTAGGCATGAGTATTTGCCTGGCACTGATGTTCATTTCATCTTGGTATTATGCTTTGGTAGCTATGCTTATTGCAGGCATGATTTACAAGTACATTGAATACCAAGG TGCAGAGAAGGAGTGGGGTGATGGCATCCGGGGGCTGTCGCTGAGCGCAGCGAGGTACGCCTTACTCCGACTGGAGGAGGGCCCTCCACACACCAAGAACTGGAG gcCTCAGTTGCTGGTGCTTCTGAAACTTGATGAAGATTTGCATGTAAAATACCCCAGACTGTTAACATTTGCATCCCAGCTGAAAGCTGGTAAAGGTTTGACTATCATAGGATCAGTCATCCAAGGGAATTTCTTGGAAACTTATGGAGAAGctcaggctgctgagcag ACTATTAAGAATATGATGGAAATTGAGAAGGTTAAAGGATTTTGTCAAGTAGTTGTAGCCAATAAAGTTCGAGAGGGAATTGCTCACTTGATCCAGTCCTGTGGACTCGGTGGCATGAAGCACAACactgtggttttggggtggccCTATGGCTGGAGACAGAGTGAAGATCCAAGGTCTTGGAAGACGTTTATAG GTACTGTTCGCTGCACAACTGCAGCTCATCTGGCTCTGCTGGTTCCCAAAAATGTGTCCTTCTACCCCAGCAACCATGAGCGTTACAATGAAGGCAACATTGATGTGTGGTGGATTGTCCATGATGGAGGCATGCTGATGTTGCTTCCTTTTCTGCTCAAGCAGCACAAA gtttggagaaaatgcaaaatgagaatttttacTGTTGCTCAGATGGATGATAACAGCATCCAGATGAAGAAGGATTTGGCTACTTTCCTCTATCAACTCCGTATAGAGGCAGAGGTAGAAGTGGTAGAAATG CACAATAGTGATATCTCAGCATATACTTACGAGAGAACTCTTATGATGGAGCAGAGATCTCAGATGCTGAGGCAAATGAGGCTGACAAAaactgagagggaaagggag GCTCAGCTTGTAAAGGACAGACATTCAGTAGCACGTCTGGAGAGCCTCTACTCGGATGAAGAAGATGAGGGAGACCCTGTTCCTGAGAATATCCAGATGACCTGGACAAAAGAGAAATGTGATGCTGAGAAGCGGAACCGaggcagtgctgtgggaagCTTTAGAGATCTCATCAGCATTAAGCC GAACCAGTCTAATGTCCGAAGGATGCACACAGCAGTCAAGCTAAATGAAGTCATTGTAAATAGATCCCATGATGCCAGACTTGTGCTCCTCAACATGCCAGGTCCTCCGAAGAATACTGATGGAGATGAAAACT ACATGGAGTTTCTGGAAGTCTTGACTGAAGGTCTGGAGAGGGTACTACTTGTCAGAGGCGGTGGCCGAGAGGTCATCACCATTTACTCCTGA
- the SLC12A4 gene encoding solute carrier family 12 member 4 isoform X5, whose translation MPHFTVVPVEDKPRAEYDSVEGLSWVDYREPAAAPAPGDSYDTVSSDGHGNHKENSPFLNSSEAGKGGDYYDRNLALFEEELDIRPKVSSLLGKLVNYTNLTQGVKEHEEAENTDGSKKKVSKSPSMGTLMGVYLPCMQNIFGVILFLRLTWMVGMAGVLQSFLIVLLCCCCTMLTTISMSAIATNGVVPAGGSYFMISRSLGPEFGGAVGLCFYLGTTFAGAMYILGAIEILLTYIVPQAAIFHPSGAHDASSAMLNNMRVYGTVFLILMAVVVFVGVKYVNKFASLFLACVVISILSIYAGAIKSIFDPPEFPICMLGNRTLSRDQFDVCAKTVVKDNITVASKLWELFCHSTNLTTEHCDEYFLMNNVSEIAGIPGAASGILIDNLWSNYLEKGEILERAHQPSVDVAGQKNNLHLYVLSDITTSFMVLVGIFFPSVTGIMAGSNRSGDLKDAQKSIPVGTILAIVTTSLVYFSCVLLFGACIEGVVLRDKFGDAVNKNLVVGTLSWPSPWVIVIGSFFSTCGAGLQSLTGAPRLLQAIAKDNIIPFLWIFGHGKANGEPTWALLLTALIAELGILIASLDMVAPILSMFFLMCYLFVNLACAVQTLLRTPNWRPRFKYYHWALSFLGMSICLALMFISSWYYALVAMLIAGMIYKYIEYQGAEKEWGDGIRGLSLSAARYALLRLEEGPPHTKNWRPQLLVLLKLDEDLHVKYPRLLTFASQLKAGKGLTIIGSVIQGNFLETYGEAQAAEQTIKNMMEIEKVKGFCQVVVANKVREGIAHLIQSCGLGGMKHNTVVLGWPYGWRQSEDPRSWKTFIGTVRCTTAAHLALLVPKNVSFYPSNHERYNEGNIDVWWIVHDGGMLMLLPFLLKQHKVWRKCKMRIFTVAQMDDNSIQMKKDLATFLYQLRIEAEHNSDISAYTYERTLMMEQRSQMLRQMRLTKTEREREAQLVKDRHSVARLESLYSDEEDEGDPVPENIQMTWTKEKCDAEKRNRGSAVGSFRDLISIKPNQSNVRRMHTAVKLNEVIVNRSHDARLVLLNMPGPPKNTDGDENYMEFLEVLTEGLERVLLVRGGGREVITIYS comes from the exons GTCACGGCAACCATAAAGAAAACAGTCCTTTCCTAAACAGTTCAGAAGCTGGCAAGGGAGGTGATTACTATGACAGAAATCTGGCCTTGTTTGAg GAAGAACTTGATATACGACCAAAAGTGTCATCTCTGCTTGGCAAGTTGGTCAACTACACAAATCTTACTCAAGGTGTCAAAGAACATGAAGAAGCTGAAAATACTGATGGATCGAAGAAGAAAGTATCAAAA tcaCCCAGCATGGGCACCCTGATGGGGGTGTATTTGCCATGCATGCAGAATATCTTCGGGGTTATTCTCTTCCTTCGGCTGACTTGGATGGTGGGGATGGCTGGAGTTCTTCAGTCCTTCCTGATTGTAttgctttgctgctgttgt ACTATGTTGACAACCATATCAATGAGTGCAATTGCCACGAATGGTGTTGTTCCAG CTGGTGGCTCCTATTTCATGATATCTAGGTCACTGGGCCCAGAGTTTggtggagctgtagggctgtgTTTTTATTTGGGAACAACATTTGCAGGAGCCATGTATATCCTTGGTGCCATTGAGATCTTATTG ACATACATTGTGCCACAAGCAGCAATTTTCCATCCATCTGGTGCCCACGATGCATCCAGTGCCATGCTGAACAACATGAGGGTGTATGGCACTGTGTTCCTCATCCTGATGGCAGTGGTGGTGTTTGTAGGTGTGAAGTATGTGAACAAATTTGCTTCCCTCTTCTTGGCCTGTGTAGTAATATCCATCCTGTCCATTTATGCTGGAGCTATCAAGTCCATCTTTGATCCACCTGAATTTCC GATTTGCATGTTGGGCAACAGGACTCTATCAAGAGATCAGTTTGATGTTTGTGCCAAAACTGTAGTTAAGGATAACATAACTGTGGCCTCTAAACTTTGGGAGCTCTTCTGCCACAGCACAAACTTAACCACCGAGCACTGTGATGAATATTTCCTAATGAACAATGTCTCAGAGATagcaggaattccaggagcTGCTAGTGGCATTTTAATAG ACAACTTATGGAGCAATTATTTGGAGAAAGGAGAGATACTGGAGAGAGCACATCAGCCCTCTGTGGATGTAGCAGGGCAGAAGAACAACCTGCACCTGTATGTGCTGTCGGATATCACCACGTCGTTCATGGTGCTGGTTGGCATCTTCTTCCCTTCAGTGACTG GTATCATGGCTGGTTCAAACAGATCAGGGGACCTCAAAGATGCACAGAAATCCATCCCTGTTGGAACAATTCTTGCCATTGTCACCACATCTCTAGTCT ACTTCAGTTGTGTGCTGTTATTTGGAGCCTGCATAGAAGGTGTTGTCCTGAGAGATAA GTTCGGCGATGCAGTGAACAAGAACTTGGTGGTGGGCACCCTGTCCTGGCCCTCACCCTGGGTCATTGTCATCGGGTCCTTCTTCTCCACCTGTGGGGCAGGTTTGCAGAGCCTCACCGGGGCCCCCCGGCTGCTGCAGGCCATAGCCAAGGACAACATCATCCCTTTCCTCTGG ATCTTTGGTCATGGAAAAGCGAATGGTGAACCGACGTGGGCTCTTCTGTTAACAGCATTAATTGCTGAGCTAGGAATCCTTATTGCTTCACTTGACATGGTGGCTCCAATCCTCTCAAT gtttttcttgATGTGTTACCTCTTTGTTAATCTTGCATGTGCAGTCCAGACACTTCTGAGAACCCCAAACTGGCGACCCCGCTTTAAATATTACCACTG GGCCCTCTCATTTTTAGGCATGAGTATTTGCCTGGCACTGATGTTCATTTCATCTTGGTATTATGCTTTGGTAGCTATGCTTATTGCAGGCATGATTTACAAGTACATTGAATACCAAGG TGCAGAGAAGGAGTGGGGTGATGGCATCCGGGGGCTGTCGCTGAGCGCAGCGAGGTACGCCTTACTCCGACTGGAGGAGGGCCCTCCACACACCAAGAACTGGAG gcCTCAGTTGCTGGTGCTTCTGAAACTTGATGAAGATTTGCATGTAAAATACCCCAGACTGTTAACATTTGCATCCCAGCTGAAAGCTGGTAAAGGTTTGACTATCATAGGATCAGTCATCCAAGGGAATTTCTTGGAAACTTATGGAGAAGctcaggctgctgagcag ACTATTAAGAATATGATGGAAATTGAGAAGGTTAAAGGATTTTGTCAAGTAGTTGTAGCCAATAAAGTTCGAGAGGGAATTGCTCACTTGATCCAGTCCTGTGGACTCGGTGGCATGAAGCACAACactgtggttttggggtggccCTATGGCTGGAGACAGAGTGAAGATCCAAGGTCTTGGAAGACGTTTATAG GTACTGTTCGCTGCACAACTGCAGCTCATCTGGCTCTGCTGGTTCCCAAAAATGTGTCCTTCTACCCCAGCAACCATGAGCGTTACAATGAAGGCAACATTGATGTGTGGTGGATTGTCCATGATGGAGGCATGCTGATGTTGCTTCCTTTTCTGCTCAAGCAGCACAAA gtttggagaaaatgcaaaatgagaatttttacTGTTGCTCAGATGGATGATAACAGCATCCAGATGAAGAAGGATTTGGCTACTTTCCTCTATCAACTCCGTATAGAGGCAGAG CACAATAGTGATATCTCAGCATATACTTACGAGAGAACTCTTATGATGGAGCAGAGATCTCAGATGCTGAGGCAAATGAGGCTGACAAAaactgagagggaaagggag GCTCAGCTTGTAAAGGACAGACATTCAGTAGCACGTCTGGAGAGCCTCTACTCGGATGAAGAAGATGAGGGAGACCCTGTTCCTGAGAATATCCAGATGACCTGGACAAAAGAGAAATGTGATGCTGAGAAGCGGAACCGaggcagtgctgtgggaagCTTTAGAGATCTCATCAGCATTAAGCC GAACCAGTCTAATGTCCGAAGGATGCACACAGCAGTCAAGCTAAATGAAGTCATTGTAAATAGATCCCATGATGCCAGACTTGTGCTCCTCAACATGCCAGGTCCTCCGAAGAATACTGATGGAGATGAAAACT ACATGGAGTTTCTGGAAGTCTTGACTGAAGGTCTGGAGAGGGTACTACTTGTCAGAGGCGGTGGCCGAGAGGTCATCACCATTTACTCCTGA